From one Suricata suricatta isolate VVHF042 chromosome 8, meerkat_22Aug2017_6uvM2_HiC, whole genome shotgun sequence genomic stretch:
- the CDIP1 gene encoding cell death-inducing p53-target protein 1, whose translation MPNEPPPPYPGSPTAPLLEEKSGAPPTPGRTSPAVMQPPPGMSMPPADIGPPPYEPPNHPMPQPGFIPPHMNAEGTYVPPGFYPPPGPHPPMGYYPPGPYPPGPYPGPGGHTATVLVPSGAATTVTVLQGEIFEGAPVQTVCPHCQQAITTKISYEIGLMNFVLGFFCCFMGCDLGCCLIPCLINDFKDVTHTCPSCKAYIYTYKRLC comes from the exons atGCCCAATGAGCCGCCCCCTCCTTATCCTGGAAGCCCCACGGCCCCTCTTCTGGAGGAGAAGAGTGGAGCCCCGCCGACCCCAG GCCGCACCTCCCCAGCTGTGATGCAGCCCCCACCAGGCATGTCAATGCCCCCAGCAGACATCGGTCCCCCACCCTATGAGCCACCAAATCACCCGATGCCTCAGCCCGGCTTCATCCCCCCGCACATGAATGCAGAAGGCACCTACGTGCCTCCGG GTTTCTACCCTCCTCCAGGCCCCCACCCACCCATGGGATACTACCCACCAGGGCCCTATCCACCGGGGCCCTACCCTGGCCCTGGGGGCCACACTGCCACAGTCTTAGTTCCTTCAGGGGCCGCCACTACGGTGACGGTGCTTCAGGGAGAGATCTTTGAAGGCGCGCCTGTACAGACAGTGTGTCCCCACTGCCAACAGGCCATCACCACCAAGATCTCCTATGAGATTGGCCTGATGAACTTCGTGCTGGGCTTCTTCTGCTGCTTCATGGG GTGTGATCTGGGCTGCTGCTTGATCCCTTGCCTCATCAACGATTTCAAGGACGTGACGCACACGTGCCCCAGCTGCAAAGCCTACATCTACACATACAAGCGCCTGTGCTAA